The DNA sequence ctaagagtaaggtcgctccgcttcggacacGCATGACGATTCCGAAGCTCGAGTTGTCTGGTGCCGCTCTGTTGACTAGGTTGTTAAATCATTCAGCTACTAGTTTACGgtcggttattgatttagaaaacactgtctatgcttggacagacagccagatagtgttgtgctggttgaaggcttcggttcatacacttgaagttttcgtggccaaccgtgtctcccagattcaaggttctgaggtccctctaacatggagacacgtgcctggtgagctcaatccggcggactgcgcttctcggggatgcttagcatcggaaatagttgatcatcagttatggtgggGTCCCCAGTGGCTCACCAAGAAAGCTTCTCAGTGGCCTCCCTCTCGCATAGAAGTCCCTCCAGGTCTCGTGGCTGCACCGGCGCAGTTCGAGGATCGAGGAGTGattcaggggttggatttggatctgctcatcaaccgttatagctccttggacaagctggttaaggttaccgcctggattttgaggtttattcggaattgtcgtttgtcggtgtctcaacgcaatatgacacctgttgtgtgtcccatcgagcggaagaaggcgctgctgaaattaattgaagttgtgcaagccaccagctttcattcagaattgaaggcgctaaggactaagcgccctaagcttcgtggagctatcgctcgtcttagcccctttgtagacggccaggggctgattcgagtgggaggtagattaagtaactccaatttaccttattcggcgcgccatcctcttttacttcccaagaagagccagttagttgacctgttggtgatggatcgccacatcgcaaattcgcattccggttgcaatgcgctgctggcatccctccagagggaattttggattctgtcagggcgtcgtacggttcggagcgtccttttccggtgtttaccctgttatcggcttaaggcgtctacgatgcagcctcagatgggagatctgcctccagacagagtgaagaagatgaggccgttttctggagttggtacggacttcgctgggcccttcatgatcaaggcttcacgtttgcggaatgttaggttaattaaggcttatctgtgcgtctttgtctgcctttcaaccaaagctgtacatcttgaagttgttgccgaccttacaactgaagcctttattgcgagcttggatagatttgtgtcccgtcgaggcttacccgaattgatacgctccgataacggaacgaattttgtaggtgcggaccgttacttgcgggatgtagtaaatttcttgaacaataaccaggtggatattgaaacggccctcgctcgtcgcggtattcggtggaccttcagtcctccaggatgcccccactggggtggaattttcgaggcagtagtaaaatcggctaagactcacttgatgcgcgtgatagggcaaacctcgctcacctttgaggagttaactacggtattttgtaaaattgaagcggtacttaattcacggccgttgtgcccgctcagttcagacccgaatgacttggagtcgttaactccaggccatttcttgataggacagccactcaatgcgttgccggagtatcccctctcggatatcaagcctggacggttgaggcgataccagatgttgcagcagatgtcccaagatttttggaaacgttggtcccttgagtatttacatctgctccagcagcgctttaagtggacggatagaaccagtccccctcacgtcggtgaccttgtgttggttaaggatgctaacctgccgccactgcgttggcgtagggggcgcattgttaatctgtttcccggtaaggatgggacccctcggtctgcagaggttctggtcggggactcggttctcaaacgagcggtcacaacgttgtcccggctgccagttgattagggacaggtaggggacctgtccgggcgggtgactgttcgaaaccaatccgttagtttttgaattcttaccacggcaacacgggtcgcgatttgacggtgccgtcgcgatttgacatctggcactttgtcttgcttctcgaacgggacggtacctgtatattgacggtctacgctaaagttgtgtatcatcgctaatccttatccattcctgccccatacccttctccctaagtgatacggcgtgagaagacgaaggcatcggttccggtgagtgattgcatgatattttgttaaaatagtacacacggcgccgcgaatcgcggcacatgttcgacgcgcacctcgtgctggtttccgtagccctaggctgccacgaggtcgctgggttcgaatcgaacaatttctTGGTAGCCACCCAGTTCCAATTTTCGATCAACTACGCCAAAATCTCGCAAacggtaaattattttcaaaaatagaccTTAAAGACGCATACTTACAATTTGAAATAGCACCGGATTCGAAAAAGTACTTGACGTTGTCAACACATAAAGGGTATTTCCAATACAATAGAATGCCTTTTGGAATATCGACTGCTCCTTCAATTTTCCAACATTTTCTGGATCAACTGCTAGGCGATATCAGCAATGTAGCTGTATATTTTGACGACATAGCTATAGCAGGGAAAGATCTTTCAGAACATTTACAAACTTTATCTATTGTATTCGATCGCTTACAAAACGCTGGcctaaaagttaatttaaagaaatgtaATTTCTTACAGAATCAGATTGATACTTATGAGGCAAGGACGCATCGTTATACCTACAGCACTCCGAAAAGCCATTCTTACATACCTTCATCGAGGACATCCTGGCATTTCTGCTATGAAAGCACTTTCACGTTACTATGTTTGGTGGCCTAACCTTGACGAAGACATAGAATTATTTATCAAGAAATGTACCAGATGCCAACAGAACCGCCCTTGTAATCCTGAACTTCCTGTATTTTCCTGGTCCATACCAGAAGAAGTATGGGAGAGAATCCATATCGACTTTGCTGGACCGTTCGAAGGATCGTATTGGTTGGTATTGTGCGACGCTCTCTCCAAATGGGTGGAAATACGACCGATGAAACACATCAACACCAGATCACTTTGTCTTacattagataacatattttgtaCATTTGGCTTACCTAAAATGATTATATCCGATAATGGACCTCAATTTACATCTTatgaatttaaagaatattgcaCAAAACAGTCTATTTTACATGTCACATCATCTCCGTATCATCCTCGGACAAATGGGCTGGTAGAACGTTTAGTCAGAACATTCAAAAATAGAATGGCATCGGTAGACAACACAAATATCGAGCGCCGACTATTagaatttttgtttacatacaGAAACACTCCGCACTCGTCCACTGGTAAATCTCCAGCTGAGATGATGTTTGGAAGACAATTGAATTGCATACTTTCCAACATTCGGCCAGACAAAAGAAGATTAATGCAGTATTTacaagtaaaagaaaatattcgtACCACATCACCGAGTTACCGACCAAGTGACCGAGTATATATTAAAACACGCAATGATAAAATATGGGAACCAGCGGTAATTACATCccgaaaacataaatattcatatattgtttcaacACCAGGAGGACTAGAAAAACGAAGACATGCTGATCACATCAGGCCACGCGAGTCCTCCACCTCAGAAACCCCGAGGAATGAAAGGGCGCATTCTTCTATGCTGGCGGCGACTGCTTCTCCAGACATTGGAATGGAAACAACAATTAGCGAAAGGCTAACTAAAAACAAGAATTCGGCAACAGTACCATTACCTACACCGCAGTCGCCTGAAtccgcacagataggtaccacaccctgcctatttctaccattaagcagtaatgcgtttctgtttgaagggtggggcagtcgttgctACTATACCGagactttagaatttatatctcaagatgggcggtggcatttacgttgtaaatgtctgtgggccccagtaaccacttaacaccatgtgggctgtgagcttgtccacccacttaggaaataaaaaaattaaaagtttttgaaTGGGCTAATTTAACAAGTGTCTACGTGGGAAGAGGTACAGAAAGTGCTGGATCTACTGATCACACAAGAGTTTATTAGCAGCAGCCAAGTTAAGAGTCTTTGATGAGTTTCCAGTTATTTCCCACTTTGCGATGGATGCAAAACTCTCTGACTGGAATACCGAGAATTTTTCTACTGAAAACCGTTGAGTTGAATTACACAGTAATGTGTCGCAGTAATGAAAGCTATTTTGATTacgaaaacaaatataaataaatcatctaCTGAGCTCCACACGTATCTAAGAACAAGACCCGtagttttgaaacaaaattgttcggccgacaaatacaaaaatacgaCATAAAACTCAAACCATTACTGAGGCTTAGTAAGTCATACCTACTATTTTGTATTTAGTGCTTTGATTATTTTGTGTTATTCTATCTTCTATAAGAAAATACTTGTAAAacactaaatacttttttttaattctctaaTTCCGCAGATTTCCCGCTttgacaaacaaaataaatggtcacgttaagtatgtatgtactgTGGCCTCTTTGCCTGTGTAATGGATGACAGTGAGTACAGTGACACGACAAAACGACTcatgttatttatttagctgTGTGCGGTGCAGGACTTtcctaaaaaaatacacattaagACAAAAACTGCgtattgaaatgttttaaaaatgttatcaTTGATATTATTGATGATTCTTTCATTGATAGCTTTTTTAATCACTGATGAACTTATTCATAAGTTAAAGAATTTATTCATAAACGCCGGCTTATATGGGATCGATTTATGCAAgactgataaaaataaaatgtaagtttctgtaatttttttcaaataaagaaataacatttattacaaaatgtgatctaaaaatattaattaaccaATATTTCAATCTTGCAGACCAGAGGCCTTAGGTGTTGTATCAGGATGTGTCTTCCTAAtaacatgttttttatttattcccatAGCGTTTGGAAATGGATTAATGGATACACAACATTTTCCTCACAATGAAGTAAGTTCAACAGATgtaataaacaatatataaataatcatcaatttaaaaaacaaatattttatgaaatattagtattatgttgtataaatacatttttatagtaactTATTTAAATTCTCTTGCGCATTACTAAAGTACAATGATGGTAACTACAGATGTTATTTATGCAATTGGGCGGTTGTCATTGGACaaaaatatctaatttttttatagatcatctctaaaatattatagttttgtCATGTTTCTGTTTTATAGTTATAATCAGATTGATATGAGAAACAGCCTCAGGtgaataaacatgaaaatgaatGTATGATAAATAGCTGCATCTTTCATTCATTTCTCAAATGAAGTAAAACATCTatcttatagatttttttaatttatcatgtAGACAGGTGAATAAGCTCATATTTGGTATTAAATGttcaaagcccatagacatcatgatGTGACTGCCATCTGACCTCAAAACTTAAGATCTCTCTAAATTGTTTAGTAATtatgcatattataattttgctggtttgattgtAATTACCCATTATTCCTTTATTGCCTTCCATTCCATTCAACactttttatgttatttatttaatttatttccatgAATATTTAACAAGTATTCcatcattatatttatattctaaCACCTTATTGTTCATTGCTAAAATTTGCAATGCTCATACATACATTTctagatttaatattctaaaATCCTATGAACATTTCAATCaaagttaataattaaaaaccacCAAGGCGTTGGCTTTATTTACTACATTGACAcaaatataattgtattttacctAATCACTTTTTCCTTCTAAAGTGATATTATCCTccacaatataatatgtatatatctcatcaaaataatatattatttacacatacCTAATGTTTATCATTACAGTGATAGTAATAGtaattcatattaatattaatattcaacTTTGGCTATGAGCTGATAGTCTATGTTGTATATGAGATATAAGGGAGAAAAATTTTCAAGCCGTGACATAAAAGTGTCCATTTCAAATCCTGCATTAGAAAATGTTTCATTTATTATaatgattatttaatatttgaaaaataagagacagtgtttttcatttttaacccagtaataagatttaaaaatctttaatcAAGAAGTCTAGAGgagaaacaaattaaaaaaaaaatatggagaaATATGTAGAATAAGATTGTGCTCAAAGGCAATGTTTGGtaatactttaataaaatacttgTTAATTTTAGTTTGCAGAATTTCTGGCAGCATTGTTATCAATTTGCTGCATGCTACTTCTTGGATTTGCTGATGATGTGTTAGATCTTAGATGGAGGTATAAACTTGTGCTTCCAACAGTGGCATCATTGCCATTACTTGTGGTGTACTATGTCAACTTTAATTCAACAACATTCATAATACCTATACCATTTAGATCGTGGTTCGGAGTTTCTGTGAATATTGGTAAGATTTAAAAGCAGCactaattgaattttttatagttttactaCTAAAAAAGATTGATTCTTCTATTTACACCAACATTTTTtgtagtagttttaatttaaacctACTATAGACATTGCTACCACCATGCCTCTTCATGTTAACTGTACAAATTTGACAAATTTCTGGAAATATGAtgtcaaaatttcaatattgtaaaacagCTGTCATTAGtataacctttataataatatgtataactgTTTGCTAACAGCAATAGGTAGAATGGTAGTAAACAGAAAACTGACAATGTCTTTACCGTTCTCATTCCAGGCTTTTTGTATTATATCTATATGGGTATGCTTGCTGTCTTCTGTACAAATGCAATCAATATCTTAGCTGGAATTAATGGTATAGAAGTAGGACAATCATTTGTCATTGCACTTTCCATTGTGGTATTTGATATTATAGAACTTCAAGGAGACCAATACAAGGCCCATACATTTTCTCTGCATATAATGATACCTTATTTGGCAACAACACTAGGACTGTTAAAACATAATtggtaagtattttattttcttcagaTCTTTCTTTTAAACACAcactttaaatgtattttattttttccaatATGATGTAACTTGTTTATTACATGTGTAGAGATTATAATGGGAAATGTTCTCGCCACTTTCAGGGCGATTATTTCTCTTTAATTTTTTccctaggtgggtggacgagtccacggcccacctgaggttaagtgtttactggagcccatacacacctataacgtaaatgccgacactCATCTTGaggcataagttctaagatttgagtttttacagtaaaatggaTGCTTCACCTTtaaaactgaaacacattactgcttcacgacagaaataggcagggtagtaggcagtacctacctgtgcggactcacaaatcgTCCCAcaagcagtaattacgcaaattataattttgcgggtttgatttttattacacgatgctattcctttgccatggaagtcaatcgtgaacatttgttaagtacatatttcattagaaaaatagataCCGGCCTGCgaaatttgaacaccggcacaaaTGCaccgatacgaatgtaccgggaGTACAACCGGGTGGACAACTACGATTCAAGGTTACCGTCCCATCTTAATCAATGCTGCGTATATGTTGGCCAAGAAAAGACCCTGGGATCTAGACGTGATATGATTCCGCTGAGATTGAGCGGACTCGTGACTAAAATAAGGAAAAGGCGTCTTTGGGCCTTAATGTTACTTGGAAAACGTGACTCTTGGCCATACTGGGATCACGGTGCACAGATGTCGAGCCCCTTGCAGGTTTGCCAACCGTCAAGGTGCCATCTGCATGTACTAGGTGAACCCTGATGGCGGACGCTTCACCTTCCGACTTACTAAGGTGCTTACCGGGCATATTTGAATATGAATCAGGGGCCGAAAACTGACTGGAAAAGTGCCACATTCTCGGCAACGACGTGATCATTACAAAACTTTCGCTTACTGTTTGCTCTGTATGGAAGAGGAAGACATAGATAATGGccattaaaaaagtaaaaaaaataaaattcacggcagaaatgggcaacgTCACGTTTAGAGAAAGCTTTGTTGGCAATCGCCTTGCTCACCAGTCAAAATATTCAGCTCCCCGCTCTGCGGATATTCCATTCGGCTCCTGCCAGAGTAGGCGGTGGGATGTTTCTGAACACATGTGAAATGGTCTAGATAAATTCGGATAGCCGGTAGAAATCTGGCGATCCTATCGTTCACGAATGCTGGCTTGCTACTGATAGAGTGGGGGCATAACTTGTGCGAGATGACGCCTGCCGTGACCTTCTACCACGATCATAGTTCTCTCGGCTTTTTCGAACCCTTGGGCAGAAAAGCGACCTAAGGCTTAATGAATCTTCGACGCTCacatataaattttacattagcTATTTCCAATATTTAGTCCTTTCACTTGAAAAAGAATGATTTATCGTCTGCTTTTATAAAATACCTACCGTAATTGTTAAAAACTGTCACCTCCTTCGGCCCGTATTTGTATTCGGCCGATATTAATTACTACATAGTACATGTTaagtatattttgttgtttcagGTATCCATCAAGAGTTTTTGTTGGTGATACGTTTTGCTATGTGTCAGGGATGACCTTTGCAGTTGTAGGCATTCTAAGTCATTTCAGTAAaactgttttactttttttcttGCCTCAGATTATTAACTTCATATATTCTGTCCctcaattatttcattttattccatGTCCAAGGCACAGGTTACCAAAATTTAGCGCCGAAACAAATTTACTCCATGCCAGTAgatctattataataaaaaaagatatgaaTGTTTTTACCAAAGTAATGCTtcaaattttaactttattacgCCTAGTTGACTTTACGGAAGATAATGAAAGtataactataaataatatgactcttatcaatttatttttaattaagctcGGACCAATGTCTGAAGTAATGCTCACcaaaaaaattttgttatttcaaattttatgtaGTTGTGTTGCTTTCGTTATCAGATATCCCTTAGCaacttatttttatgataaataaaattaagacgaaaaacaaagaaatattaagataaattatttttactaacTTTTAACTTTAACCTATTGCTTTCACTGTGTTCGGAGATGTTAGTTAAAGTCAAGATACATGTGTACAATACATGTGTTTTGTTACACAAAATACCTTTAATTTGTACTGATAATCTTCACAGTAatgcataaaaatatttgagaatttCACCTACAAAATTAATCGTCTATAGCCACTTGCCGTATCGTAAATCTTCTGAAAAATGAAATTCCGATATGGTAAAATATGTCATAATAAAAACCGTAACGTGGGTGTTAGTTCAAGAGACcatgttttataaataattgagtAAACtcatgaaaacatttttttttattacttagatgtgtggacgagctcacagcccacctggtgttaaatggttactggagcctatagacatctacaacgtaactgcgccacacaccttgagatataagttctaaggtctcagtgtaattacaacagctgccccttcaaaccgaaacgc is a window from the Bombyx mori chromosome 12, ASM3026992v2 genome containing:
- the LOC101740964 gene encoding UDP-N-acetylglucosamine--dolichyl-phosphate N-acetylglucosaminephosphotransferase isoform X2, whose protein sequence is MLSLILLMILSLIAFLITDELIHKLKNLFINAGLYGIDLCKTDKNKIPEALGVVSGCVFLITCFLFIPIAFGNGLMDTQHFPHNEFAEFLAALLSICCMLLLGFADDVLDLRWRYKLVLPTVASLPLLVVYYVNFNSTTFIIPIPFRSWFGVSVNIGFLYYIYMGMLAVFCTNAINILAGINGIEVGQSFVIALSIVVFDIIELQGDQYKAHTFSLHIMIPYLATTLGLLKHNWYPSRVFVGDTFCYVSGMTFAVVGILSHFSKTVLLFFLPQIINFIYSVPQLFHFIPCPRHRLPKFSAETNLLHASRSIIIKKDMNVFTKVMLQILTLLRLVDFTEDNESITINNMTLINLFLIKLGPMSEVMLTKKILLFQILCSCVAFVIRYPLATYFYDK
- the LOC101740964 gene encoding UDP-N-acetylglucosamine--dolichyl-phosphate N-acetylglucosaminephosphotransferase isoform X3, coding for MGSIYARLIKIKSFGNGLMDTQHFPHNEFAEFLAALLSICCMLLLGFADDVLDLRWRYKLVLPTVASLPLLVVYYVNFNSTTFIIPIPFRSWFGVSVNIGFLYYIYMGMLAVFCTNAINILAGINGIEVGQSFVIALSIVVFDIIELQGDQYKAHTFSLHIMIPYLATTLGLLKHNWYPSRVFVGDTFCYVSGMTFAVVGILSHFSKTVLLFFLPQIINFIYSVPQLFHFIPCPRHRLPKFSAETNLLHASRSIIIKKDMNVFTKVMLQILTLLRLVDFTEDNESITINNMTLINLFLIKLGPMSEVMLTKKILLFQILCSCVAFVIRYPLATYFYDK